Proteins from a genomic interval of Candidatus Rubidus massiliensis:
- the ftsH gene encoding ATP-dependent zinc metalloprotease FtsH, with translation MSDDKKQDLKKGFSNGFIWFLMAAFLLALMVQNVVDNKLAKVSFSYQLEHLVNMQLIQPEDSRKTALNDNLVTFSGRFRERSTEEGKNRYKYLELLNGNHELKSDKERLSKELEESKAKVQEASGYFLTLSGLPFSSTGYEVIDDIQHSQNEDYSIVLRNIPVKPNVNSLEDLKKQFQHVQSAPTKESLDQFGKSLSDLVRNFRSPALGIGNEGIKQNLKNIDAELAELQNQKDSNFKQILNTYQKTLGELQIIVNDLNQVDDHTRLSKLRSVRNYKENLDEYTKTLTKLEDNQAQLDKARQAVSHVVWFFNNKELSTRALEKQDTEQFNHWFVNAKEEWENFNYNKGKFFKAPDQPLNTVLEKTFKSEEPTPNYLSYLFTLLPIFLVISVLYFLFARQMKGMGTNAMNFGKSPAKLLTKGSNKITFKDVAGIDEALEELQEIVEFLKSPQKFTALGGRIPKGVLCIGPPGTGKTLIAKAVAGEADRPFFSISGSDFVEMFVGVGASRIRNLFEDAKKNAPCIIFIDEIDAVGRHRGAGIGGGHDEREQTLNQLLVEMDGFDTNDGVILMAATNRPDVLDKALLRPGRFDRRVVIGLPDVKGRFDILKVHAKKIKMDASVDLMAIARSTPGCSGADLANLLNEAALLAARKGRTAVTASETVEARDKVLYGKERRSLEIDENEKKTTAYHESGHAIVGLVVKNADPVDKVTIIPRGLSLGATMFLPKKNRLSYWKNEVIDQLAVLMGGRVAEEVFVEDISSGARQDIEQATNLARSMVCEWGMSDKLGTVAYDDKNETQAYLGGSGGSSKKYSEETAKTIDEEVRRILDEALTTARKIISEYKEKVELMTQMLMEFETLDSEDVQKIVKGEWDINEKRERLKKADELHKKNATLPPPIPPEAYNDTNQSPCPPSPIQPSA, from the coding sequence ATGAGTGATGACAAAAAACAAGACCTTAAAAAAGGCTTTTCTAACGGGTTTATCTGGTTTTTAATGGCCGCATTCCTGTTAGCATTGATGGTTCAAAATGTCGTCGACAATAAGCTGGCAAAAGTTTCTTTTAGTTATCAATTAGAGCATTTAGTTAATATGCAATTGATACAGCCAGAAGATAGTCGCAAAACGGCACTTAATGATAATTTAGTTACTTTTAGCGGTCGTTTTAGAGAACGTTCAACAGAGGAAGGAAAAAACCGTTATAAATATTTAGAACTCTTGAATGGAAATCACGAGCTAAAAAGTGATAAAGAAAGGCTAAGTAAAGAACTTGAAGAATCGAAAGCTAAGGTTCAAGAAGCCTCAGGTTACTTTTTGACACTTTCAGGTCTTCCCTTTTCTTCAACCGGTTATGAAGTAATCGATGATATACAACATAGTCAAAATGAAGATTATTCTATTGTTTTAAGAAATATTCCCGTAAAGCCAAATGTTAATAGCTTAGAAGATCTAAAAAAACAATTCCAACATGTACAATCAGCTCCCACTAAAGAAAGTTTAGACCAATTTGGAAAATCTTTATCTGATCTCGTGCGTAACTTTAGATCTCCAGCTTTAGGTATTGGAAATGAAGGGATTAAGCAAAATTTAAAAAATATTGATGCTGAACTGGCAGAATTACAAAATCAAAAAGACAGCAACTTCAAGCAAATTCTAAACACTTATCAAAAAACGCTTGGTGAACTTCAAATCATTGTAAATGATTTGAATCAAGTAGATGATCACACCCGTTTAAGTAAGTTACGCAGTGTTCGCAATTATAAAGAAAATTTAGACGAATACACGAAAACTTTAACTAAACTTGAAGATAATCAAGCGCAATTAGATAAAGCAAGACAAGCTGTATCTCATGTAGTCTGGTTTTTTAACAACAAAGAATTGTCAACAAGAGCCTTAGAAAAACAAGATACTGAGCAATTCAACCATTGGTTTGTTAATGCAAAAGAAGAGTGGGAAAATTTTAACTATAATAAGGGTAAATTTTTCAAAGCTCCAGATCAACCGTTAAATACAGTTTTAGAAAAAACATTTAAAAGTGAAGAGCCAACTCCAAATTACTTAAGCTATCTCTTTACTTTGTTACCCATATTCTTAGTCATTTCAGTTCTATACTTCTTATTTGCAAGACAAATGAAGGGTATGGGAACTAATGCGATGAATTTTGGTAAATCACCAGCTAAACTTCTCACTAAAGGATCTAATAAGATTACCTTTAAAGATGTAGCAGGTATTGACGAGGCATTAGAGGAATTGCAAGAAATTGTGGAATTTTTAAAGAGTCCCCAAAAGTTTACAGCTCTAGGTGGCAGAATTCCTAAAGGTGTCCTATGTATTGGACCTCCAGGTACTGGTAAAACATTGATTGCAAAAGCTGTAGCTGGTGAAGCTGATAGACCCTTTTTCTCAATTTCTGGTTCTGATTTTGTTGAGATGTTTGTAGGGGTTGGAGCTAGCCGTATCAGAAATCTTTTCGAAGATGCCAAAAAAAATGCTCCTTGCATAATTTTTATAGATGAAATTGATGCTGTCGGTCGTCATAGAGGTGCAGGTATAGGCGGTGGTCATGATGAAAGAGAGCAAACTTTAAACCAATTATTAGTTGAAATGGATGGATTTGATACTAATGATGGGGTTATCTTGATGGCAGCCACGAATCGTCCCGATGTTTTGGATAAAGCCTTACTAAGACCTGGCCGTTTTGATAGAAGAGTGGTCATTGGTTTGCCTGACGTGAAAGGGCGTTTTGATATTTTAAAAGTGCATGCCAAAAAGATAAAAATGGATGCATCCGTTGATTTAATGGCAATAGCAAGAAGCACTCCGGGATGTTCAGGAGCCGATTTAGCTAACCTTCTTAATGAAGCAGCTTTATTAGCCGCTCGAAAAGGAAGAACCGCAGTTACTGCGTCTGAAACAGTAGAAGCTCGCGATAAAGTACTATACGGTAAAGAGCGTCGAAGCTTAGAAATTGATGAAAACGAAAAGAAAACAACCGCTTATCACGAATCTGGTCACGCAATTGTTGGACTAGTTGTGAAAAATGCGGATCCAGTTGATAAAGTAACGATTATTCCAAGAGGTTTATCTTTGGGAGCTACAATGTTCTTGCCAAAGAAAAATCGCTTAAGCTACTGGAAGAATGAAGTTATCGATCAACTAGCTGTTTTAATGGGAGGCCGCGTAGCGGAAGAAGTTTTCGTTGAAGATATCTCTAGCGGAGCTAGACAAGATATTGAGCAAGCGACAAATTTAGCAAGAAGCATGGTTTGTGAATGGGGTATGAGCGATAAACTTGGCACTGTCGCTTACGATGATAAAAATGAAACGCAAGCTTATCTTGGTGGATCTGGTGGATCTTCTAAGAAATATTCTGAAGAAACGGCAAAAACTATCGATGAAGAAGTTCGTCGTATTTTAGATGAAGCTTTAACAACTGCTAGAAAAATTATCAGCGAATACAAAGAAAAAGTTGAGTTGATGACTCAAATGTTAATGGAATTTGAAACATTAGACTCAGAAGATGTGCAAAAAATAGTGAAAGGGGAATGGGATATAAATGAGAAAAGAGAGCGCTTGAAAAAAGCAGACGAGTTGCATAAGAAAAATGCTACTCTGCCTCCTCCAATTCCGCCTGAAGCTTATAACGACACGAATCAATCACCGTGTCCACCATCACCAATTCAACCCTCAGCCTAA
- a CDS encoding ecdysteroid UDP-glucosyltransferase yields the protein MKFCILCTGSYGDIRPYIALGKGLKQKGHTVKIVTHQPGEQLAKKEGLDFHLLDGDLTESITHEKTTEFLFNKKSKISIIKEAIIETRKNVEKQLMSALAAVTKETEVLIYNNISFAGPHLAEYYKIPSYCIYLTPAIRTTEFPYPSNYALQFKCLGKLGAYLSYHFQEQRSWQTVRDKVNKWRRDVLGIRNVSFFGPLNDPITKKIPIIIPFSQKIVKPPKDWPSNVHMTNFMSLKNETDWTPPHELVNFFDGEKILFLSFGSLSMACPPFIVKEIVKVLHRNRIKSLVNSNLPGLNELQLPSFIKPVSHIPHSWLFQNIQAVVHHCGAGTMAATLQAGLPSMAMPFGLDQFFLADKLTALGPGPSPLPIQFFDISKFEKKVLDLMMNQDTYQKNAKNVQFELNDSRDGVDWTIDVIFNLLNKFD from the coding sequence ATGAAATTTTGTATTTTATGTACAGGTTCATATGGTGATATAAGACCATATATTGCTTTAGGAAAAGGTTTAAAGCAAAAGGGACATACTGTAAAGATAGTCACTCATCAACCTGGAGAACAATTAGCTAAAAAAGAAGGTTTAGATTTTCATCTTCTAGACGGTGATCTTACTGAATCCATTACTCATGAGAAAACTACTGAATTTTTATTTAATAAAAAAAGTAAAATTTCGATCATTAAAGAAGCGATAATTGAGACACGAAAAAATGTAGAAAAGCAACTTATGAGTGCTTTAGCCGCGGTTACAAAGGAAACTGAAGTTCTTATCTATAATAACATAAGTTTTGCAGGCCCCCACTTAGCCGAATATTACAAGATACCAAGTTATTGCATTTATCTAACACCTGCAATTCGTACAACGGAATTTCCTTACCCCTCTAACTATGCCTTACAATTTAAATGTTTAGGAAAACTTGGGGCCTATTTGAGCTATCATTTTCAGGAACAGCGTTCATGGCAGACGGTAAGAGATAAGGTAAATAAATGGCGAAGAGATGTTTTAGGTATACGAAATGTAAGTTTTTTTGGACCTTTGAATGATCCAATAACTAAAAAAATTCCAATTATTATTCCCTTTAGTCAAAAGATTGTTAAACCTCCTAAGGATTGGCCTTCTAATGTTCATATGACAAATTTTATGAGCCTCAAAAACGAAACCGACTGGACTCCTCCACATGAGTTAGTAAATTTTTTTGACGGAGAAAAAATTTTGTTTTTAAGTTTCGGGAGCCTAAGTATGGCATGTCCTCCTTTCATTGTAAAAGAAATAGTAAAGGTATTGCACAGGAACAGAATAAAATCCCTTGTTAATAGTAATTTGCCAGGCCTTAATGAATTACAACTTCCCTCTTTTATCAAACCAGTTTCTCATATTCCTCACAGTTGGTTGTTTCAAAATATTCAAGCGGTTGTCCATCATTGTGGTGCTGGTACCATGGCTGCTACATTACAGGCAGGCCTTCCCAGTATGGCAATGCCTTTTGGCTTAGATCAATTTTTTTTAGCGGACAAATTAACTGCATTAGGGCCAGGACCATCACCTTTACCTATCCAATTCTTTGATATCTCAAAATTTGAAAAAAAAGTTTTAGATTTGATGATGAACCAAGACACATATCAAAAAAATGCTAAAAATGTGCAGTTTGAATTAAACGATTCAAGAGATGGGGTTGATTGGACAATCGATGTTATTTTTAACTTATTAAATAAATTTGATTAG